Proteins found in one Bacillus sp. BGMRC 2118 genomic segment:
- a CDS encoding ribonuclease Z has product MELVFLGTGAGVPAKERNVTAIALQLLEERGSTWLFDCGEATQHQILHTSIRPRRIEKIFITHLHGDHIFGLPGLLGSRSFQGGETELTVYGPTGIKEFIEVSLKTSKTHLRYPLSIVEIEEEVIFEDDQFIVETRLLEHGIPCYGYRIVEKDLPGALLVEQLKELGVKPGPLYKKLKLGEEVTLEDGTKLDGKKFIGPSTRGRRVTILGDTRFTETAIQLAMDADVLIHEATFGGEESQLAFDYYHSTTLQAARVAKEANVHHLLLTHISSRYQKDDARRLCEEAASVFTSVEVAHDLFSYVIERNGR; this is encoded by the coding sequence ATGGAATTAGTATTTTTAGGAACAGGGGCAGGTGTACCGGCAAAGGAGAGAAACGTCACAGCAATTGCTCTGCAACTTTTAGAAGAGAGAGGGAGTACATGGCTGTTTGATTGTGGTGAGGCGACTCAACACCAAATCTTACATACGTCCATAAGGCCACGTCGAATCGAAAAAATCTTCATTACTCATTTACATGGTGATCATATCTTCGGACTCCCGGGACTACTCGGAAGTCGTTCCTTTCAAGGCGGTGAAACGGAGCTTACAGTGTATGGTCCTACTGGAATCAAGGAGTTCATTGAAGTATCTCTTAAAACAAGTAAGACACATTTACGCTACCCTTTATCCATCGTGGAGATTGAAGAGGAAGTAATCTTCGAGGATGACCAATTCATTGTTGAAACTAGGTTACTTGAGCATGGTATCCCTTGCTACGGATATCGAATTGTTGAGAAGGATTTACCTGGTGCATTGCTTGTCGAACAGTTAAAGGAACTTGGTGTAAAACCAGGACCCTTATATAAAAAGTTAAAACTTGGCGAGGAAGTCACATTAGAAGATGGTACGAAACTTGACGGTAAGAAGTTCATTGGTCCGTCCACGAGAGGTAGAAGGGTAACCATTTTAGGGGACACGCGCTTTACAGAAACAGCCATTCAATTAGCAATGGATGCGGATGTGCTAATTCATGAAGCAACCTTTGGCGGGGAGGAATCACAGCTTGCATTTGATTATTATCATTCGACCACACTTCAGGCAGCAAGAGTAGCGAAAGAAGCAAACGTGCACCATCTTCTCCTTACTCACATTAGTTCACGGTATCAAAAGGATGATGCTCGTAGGCTTTGTGAGGAAGCAGCATCTGTTTTCACATCTGTAGAAGTAGCTCACGATTTATTTTCATATGTCATAGAGAGGAATGGGAGATAA
- the asnB gene encoding asparagine synthase (glutamine-hydrolyzing): MCGFMGYMSTKGISTNNKIEEMTSIIEHRGPDDVSYYVDEHIALGFRRLSIIDVESGRQPLSFQDNYTIVFNGEIYNYIELRAELEKKGAIFQTQSDTEVIVALYAQMGERVVNELRGMFSFIIWDHEKKELFGARDHFGIKPFFYYEGEEEFFCGSEKKSILLAIDHAHSINMESLHHYLTYQYVPEPNTLSTEIQRVEPGSFFKKKVGERMKKQTFFRHTFCPINQPFNTEVKRIQNVLRESVSIHMRSDVPVGAFLSGGIDSSSIVALAKEINPTLKTFTVGFERDGYSEIQLAQETADDLGVENIHYVVNPEEFVKELPKIVWHLDDPVADPALVPLYFIAREARKHVTVVLSGEGADELFGGYNIYREPESLRYFKYFPDIVKSKWNGFARLLPDGIKGKSFIERGTTNLEDRYVGNAKIFSESEKRQLLHHYRLEWDYQTITKQYYQTIHHLHDVQKMQFIDLHTWLRGDILVKADRMTMAHSLELRVPFLDKEVYKVASQLQPSYTVHNNQTKYILRKAMEGILPPSVLSRRKLGFPVPIKHWLRNELFDWAYQTIIDSQTDHVFEKNYLVYLLSEHQRGNKDNSRKLWTVIIFMIWHQVYVENKYDFTQVTKENREIAYI, encoded by the coding sequence ATGTGTGGATTTATGGGATATATGAGTACAAAGGGGATTAGTACAAATAACAAGATAGAAGAAATGACATCAATAATTGAACATCGAGGGCCAGATGATGTGAGTTATTATGTTGATGAACATATTGCATTAGGCTTTAGAAGATTAAGTATCATAGATGTGGAAAGTGGCAGGCAGCCTCTTTCCTTTCAAGACAACTATACGATTGTATTTAACGGTGAAATTTATAATTACATAGAACTTAGAGCGGAATTAGAGAAGAAAGGTGCTATATTTCAAACTCAATCTGATACTGAGGTCATCGTGGCCTTATATGCTCAGATGGGTGAGAGAGTGGTCAATGAATTAAGAGGGATGTTTAGTTTTATCATTTGGGACCATGAAAAAAAGGAACTGTTTGGTGCGCGAGATCACTTTGGAATTAAGCCTTTTTTCTATTATGAAGGTGAGGAGGAATTCTTCTGTGGGTCTGAAAAGAAAAGTATCTTACTAGCAATAGATCATGCACATTCTATTAATATGGAATCACTGCATCATTATTTGACTTATCAGTATGTTCCTGAACCTAATACTCTATCAACGGAAATACAAAGGGTAGAACCCGGTTCCTTCTTTAAGAAGAAAGTTGGAGAAAGAATGAAAAAGCAAACCTTTTTTAGACATACATTTTGTCCAATTAATCAACCATTTAATACAGAAGTAAAACGAATACAAAATGTCTTAAGAGAATCAGTCTCCATACATATGAGAAGCGATGTTCCTGTCGGTGCTTTCCTTTCTGGTGGAATTGATTCCTCTAGTATTGTGGCACTAGCAAAAGAGATAAATCCTACCCTCAAAACATTTACAGTAGGTTTCGAGAGAGATGGATATAGTGAAATTCAGCTGGCACAGGAAACAGCTGATGACCTGGGTGTTGAAAATATACACTATGTAGTAAATCCAGAAGAATTTGTAAAAGAACTGCCTAAAATTGTTTGGCACTTAGATGATCCAGTTGCAGATCCTGCACTCGTTCCTTTATATTTTATTGCTCGTGAGGCGAGAAAGCATGTGACAGTCGTTTTGTCAGGTGAGGGAGCAGATGAGTTATTCGGCGGGTATAATATCTATCGTGAGCCTGAATCACTTAGGTATTTCAAATATTTTCCTGACATAGTAAAAAGTAAATGGAATGGGTTTGCCAGACTATTGCCAGATGGTATAAAAGGGAAGAGTTTCATTGAAAGAGGAACGACAAATCTGGAAGATCGATATGTGGGTAATGCTAAGATTTTCTCTGAATCGGAGAAGAGACAGCTCTTACATCATTATCGTCTCGAATGGGATTATCAAACCATAACGAAGCAATATTATCAGACCATTCATCATCTGCATGACGTACAGAAAATGCAGTTTATTGATCTTCACACTTGGCTGCGTGGAGATATTCTGGTCAAGGCAGACAGAATGACAATGGCACACTCATTAGAACTTAGAGTTCCGTTTTTGGATAAAGAAGTATATAAAGTAGCTTCTCAATTACAGCCATCCTATACTGTTCACAACAATCAAACAAAGTATATATTACGGAAGGCAATGGAAGGAATCCTGCCACCATCTGTCCTTTCAAGAAGAAAGCTAGGTTTTCCGGTTCCAATTAAGCATTGGCTAAGAAATGAGTTATTTGACTGGGCTTATCAGACAATTATTGATAGCCAAACTGATCATGTATTTGAAAAGAACTATCTTGTCTATTTACTTTCAGAACATCAACGAGGAAACAAGGATAATAGCCGTAAGCTATGGACTGTGATTATCTTTATGATCTGGCATCAGGTCTATGTAGAAAATAAATATGACTTTACACAAGTTACAAAGGAAAATAGGGAGATAGCATACATATAG
- a CDS encoding histidine phosphatase family protein, translating into MNHKILYVIRHCKATGQEREAALTDDGRQQALELSEFLSEYPIKRIISSPYKRTVESITPYADKMGIEIEKDERLGERLLSPENQPNWLDVLEQSFQDLTLSLEGGESSQDAMNRVKSLLLELENTPEEHIALVSHGNLTTLLLKLVDEVYGFDEWKAMSNPDVYMIQLKQDNNHVKRIWG; encoded by the coding sequence ATGAATCATAAGATTTTGTATGTCATTCGTCATTGTAAGGCTACCGGACAAGAGCGGGAAGCAGCGTTAACGGATGATGGAAGGCAACAAGCACTGGAATTATCTGAATTTCTAAGTGAGTATCCGATTAAAAGGATTATTTCAAGTCCATATAAAAGAACGGTGGAATCAATTACTCCATATGCAGACAAAATGGGAATCGAAATTGAAAAGGACGAACGACTAGGAGAGCGATTGTTAAGTCCGGAGAATCAACCAAACTGGCTTGACGTACTCGAACAGTCATTTCAAGATTTGACTCTTTCTCTTGAAGGTGGAGAGTCTTCACAAGATGCAATGAATCGAGTCAAATCTTTATTGTTGGAATTGGAAAACACACCCGAAGAACATATTGCACTGGTTAGTCACGGTAATTTAACAACCTTATTATTAAAACTAGTTGATGAAGTGTACGGCTTTGACGAATGGAAAGCAATGTCAAACCCGGATGTATATATGATTCAACTGAAACAAGATAATAATCATGTAAAAAGAATTTGGGGATGA